Genomic segment of Scardovia inopinata JCM 12537:
GGGCCAAAACCTGAGTTGGAGCAACCAAAACTGCTTGATATCCGGAACTCGCCGCCTGCAGCAGAGCAGCTAGAGCAACCACAGTTTTTCCTGAGCCAACTTCCCCCTGGAGCAACCGGCTCATGGGATAGTCTCGACCCATGTCAGTCTGAATCTGACTTATCACTTCTTCCTGGCCTGAAGTCAAGTCAAAGGGAAGGGAGTGAATAAATTTCTCTGTCAGGCTGGTTTCTGTGCAGATATAAGAATCGCTGGATTGCATTTTCTCCCGCTCCTGCAGGAGGGCGGTTTGCGACACCAGGGCCTCTTCATAACGCATAGTAGAAATTCCCCGCCAGAATTCGTCAATGCTGTGTGGATTATGGATAGCCATCAGCGCCTGGGAACGATGCATAAAAGTTCCTGACAGTTCCTCAGGTATGACATCAGGAATAGGATCTTGCAGCGACTGTAAAATTCCCAGAATAGATTCATGGATATGAGCGGAAGAAATTCGGGAATTGGCATGGTAAATTGGCTGAGGTCTTGATAGCTGATGTATGCCTTCCTCAAGAGAAGCCACATCTGCTGAATCTTCTTGCCCAGGTTCTGCTACTGTTAAGATTTCCGGGTGAGTAAACTGAAGATTGTTTCCGTATAGGCTGGCTTCTCCGCTGGCAACAAGGGTTCTCCCCTTTTTCAGCCGGCTTAACAGCCAATCGGCATAATGTTTTTTATAGGTGAAGAAGGTAAAAGTAGCATACCCCTCATATTGACCCGCAGATGGATTAACCAGATCTGCATCGTCTACCTGGACCTCTACCCGGTACCCCCGTCTAGCGTTCATGGGAACAACTCTGATCCGACGCACAGTGGCAGCAAAAGCTGCCTTTTGCCCAATCTTTACCTGTCGCAGAGTACAGCACTTCACAGGGTCAGTAACCCTAAAAGGATAATAAAACAGGGCGTCGGCTACAGTTGTAAGGCCCAGACTTTTGAATGCACTTACCCGACGCTTGTTAGAGATTACCGATGACAATGACGAGTTGAGACTAAGAGCCATAGTGCCTTCTTAAACAACAAAACCCCGCACAAGGCGGGGTAAAGTCTTTATGCTCATCACTTACTAAGCAACGCGGCGCTGAACCTTGCCAGCCTTGAGGCAGGAAGTGCACACACGCAGACGGACGTTCCTGCCGTCAACAGTAGTGTGGACTGCCTGCAGGTTAGGCAGGAAACGACGCTTATTGCGAATATGTGAATGAGATACGGAATATCCGACCTGTGGGCCTTTACCGCATACATCGCAGCGAGCTGCCATATTAACTCCTCATTAGTTTCACGTCTGGCCGTACCACAGCAGCCTTGTACATTCCGGGCGCACAAAACCTTTGCAGATACGCAACGTGTTCATAGTAGCGTAACGCCCATACATGAGCAAGGATTGAGTGTTTTTCAGCGCCAGGCAAAAACCAGGGCTGAATGATCAAATTTCAGTATCACCTTTATAGGTTGGGGTTGGCGGTGAATCCTCCGTCGTATACGTAGGGTTTTGTGTAGCCTTTCATGAGTTTGGTTAGGGTTTGATTCAGGGTGATGGTTATCTCGGTTTTTCGTGTTGTCTTGTTAATAAAAAACAGTTGAACCGGGCGGAATTTTCCTCCACTTCCATACTGAATACGTAGGATACTATAATAGTGGCGGGTCGAAGAAAAATCATTATGATGCTGCAGAAGATCATTATCCGATATGGTGCGGGGTAGGGGCTTCGGGTTGAACCGGTGGAGGATACGACCGGTATGCGTATTTACCTGGATCAGGTCCCCCGTCTCATAGGACACAAAAACCAGGGTTGACCCATCAGGGCTGAAACTTCCTCTATCGTAGCTTTGTGACTGATCGTAAGGGACAGTAAGAGGATGGTTGTTCTTATCCCTGATAGGGATAAGAGTGGGTTTACCGGTGTGAATATTCCACCTAAGGATCTGAGGTTGAGAAATATCCTCCCGAGGGTTATAAGACGCGACAGAAACATACTCCCCACGATCACAATAAGTAGTCCATATGCCACCAGCAGACAGTTTCTTACTGGCGCTGTCTATAAGAAACTTTTTCGAGGAGAACGGTGCTATCTGACGAAGCATGAAATAGCTTAACCCTTTTTCCTCATCTACCGGCCCCTCCCGTAATCCCCATAAGTGCGTGCCACAAAAAGCACTGGACGACATAATCTCTGAGGTGATGGTGTGTAAGTTCTTGGAGGATAGGGGGATGAGTTGGAGGGTGTTTTTAATATCAGCTGTAAACCCGACATCAAAAATACCCACAGCTTCTCCTTGAGGATCTTCT
This window contains:
- the rpmB gene encoding 50S ribosomal protein L28, with amino-acid sequence MAARCDVCGKGPQVGYSVSHSHIRNKRRFLPNLQAVHTTVDGRNVRLRVCTSCLKAGKVQRRVA
- a CDS encoding TolB-like translocation protein, which codes for MVFLSACSPRVKMIPFQEVSLRDVVAVISLNPQYEEEVRKSGGMVVFIRKDGSYQTIKTAGMAYQKPLWTRRGVFFADYRTNYFISSSSPYQHREVASPKTLFQNTIIEDPQGEAVGIFDVGFTADIKNTLQLIPLSSKNLHTITSEIMSSSAFCGTHLWGLREGPVDEEKGLSYFMLRQIAPFSSKKFLIDSASKKLSAGGIWTTYCDRGEYVSVASYNPREDISQPQILRWNIHTGKPTLIPIRDKNNHPLTVPYDQSQSYDRGSFSPDGSTLVFVSYETGDLIQVNTHTGRILHRFNPKPLPRTISDNDLLQHHNDFSSTRHYYSILRIQYGSGGKFRPVQLFFINKTTRKTEITITLNQTLTKLMKGYTKPYVYDGGFTANPNL